From Moraxella sp. K1664, one genomic window encodes:
- the murI gene encoding glutamate racemase produces MINQHPDFKDDPTAPIGVFDSGVGGLSVYLHLKTLMPNERFIYYADTANVPYGGKSGDEILLLTLQAVARLCKRGCKLIVIACNSASAHALKALRERCSVPIVGLVPAVKPACSLTKTRQIAVLATRATLNGYLLNDVITDVATPQGVMVHKHFEPTLVPWVESGMPIDSQVANLLIRQTKQWADMGVDVIVLGCTHYPFFKGFLQTFIQKENLDVQLIDSGLAIAQRVKSLLDFFNIASPTPNTAPMQLYATRLDDDLLATAEKLSGEPFIELIEYQE; encoded by the coding sequence TACCGCCCCGATTGGCGTATTTGATTCGGGGGTGGGGGGCTTGTCGGTGTATCTACACCTAAAAACACTCATGCCAAACGAACGCTTTATCTACTATGCCGACACCGCCAACGTGCCGTACGGGGGCAAATCGGGCGATGAGATTTTGCTTTTGACCTTACAAGCGGTGGCACGGCTATGCAAACGGGGCTGTAAACTCATCGTCATCGCCTGTAACAGTGCGTCCGCCCATGCCCTAAAAGCGTTGCGTGAGCGGTGTAGTGTGCCGATTGTGGGGCTTGTCCCTGCCGTCAAACCTGCGTGCAGTCTTACTAAAACTCGCCAAATCGCCGTGCTTGCCACTCGGGCGACTTTAAATGGCTATCTACTAAATGACGTCATTACTGACGTTGCCACGCCACAAGGGGTCATGGTGCATAAGCACTTTGAGCCGACCTTGGTGCCGTGGGTGGAGAGTGGTATGCCGATTGACAGTCAAGTGGCAAACCTGCTCATTAGACAAACTAAACAATGGGCGGACATGGGCGTGGACGTCATTGTGCTGGGGTGTACGCATTATCCGTTTTTTAAGGGGTTTTTGCAGACCTTTATACAAAAAGAAAATCTGGACGTGCAGTTGATTGATTCAGGATTGGCAATCGCTCAAAGGGTCAAATCGTTGCTTGATTTTTTTAATATCGCAAGCCCCACGCCAAACACCGCCCCCATGCAGTTGTATGCCACACGCTTAGATGACGACCTGCTTGCCACCGCCGAGAAGTTAAGCGGTGAGCCATTTATTGAACTAATCGAATACCAAGAGTGA